One part of the Muntiacus reevesi chromosome 18, mMunRee1.1, whole genome shotgun sequence genome encodes these proteins:
- the SAT2 gene encoding thialysine N-epsilon-acetyltransferase, with product MAFVIIREAKEGDCGNILRLIRELAEYEKLSDQVKISEEALRADGFGETPFYHCLVAEVLSAPGEPQGPCVVGYGLYYFSYSTWKGRNIYLEDIYVKPEYRGQGIGSKIIKKVAEVALDKGCSQLRLAVLDWNKRAMDLYKALGAQDLTEAEGWHCFCFEEEAMRELAGK from the exons ATGGCTTTCGTGATAATCCGTGAAGCCAAGGAGGGAGATTGTGGAAATATCCTGAGGCTGATTCGG GAACTCGCTGAGTACGAGAAACTCTCAGACCAGGTGAAGATCAGTGAAGAAG CCCTGAGAGCAGATGGCTTTGGAGAGACTCCTTTCTATCACTGTTTGGTGGCAGAGGTTCTTTCTGCACCGGGGGAACCACAGG GGCCCTGTGTGGTGGGCTATGGGCTATATTACTTCAGCTACAGCACATGGAAGGGACGAAATATTTATCTAGAAGACATCTATGTGAAACCAGAATATCGAG GTCAGGGGATTGGTTCCAAAATAATCAAAAAAGTGGCTGAG GTGGCTTTGGATAAGGGCTGCTCCCAGTTACGCCTGGCAGTCCTGGACTGGAACAAGAGGGCTATGGACTTGTACAAGGCCCTCGGAGCCCAAGATCTGACGGAAGCTGAGGGCTGGCACTGCTTTTGCTTTGAAGAAGAGGCGATGAGGGagttggcaggaaagtga